ataaagGGGTATGTACTCTCAACGTTAAAGAAATAATAGTATGATGGTATAAAAGGTCATGTAAATGCACATAGAAAATATGGGATATAAATCAAGAGGACATGAGCGATATAATAGATAATCATGATTAATGTGGATGAAAGATAAGTAAGGGATCATTAATACCATAAGACACATGAAAGATGGTAGCCATGCAtggatggaaagaaaataaattagagCATACTACATGCCAACATAAAAGTAAGAAGAGCATAATTTCCTACTCTTTTTCTAACGCCTCTTTTATTGCTTATGAGTTTGCCTCTTGTGTTTGCACACGAAATATTTGCGTAGAGGGAGAAGGGGAAGAATTAGTGTTTGAGAGGAGTGATCTTCTACCTATGGGTGTATCCCTATTTATATACTTTCAGTGGTAAGGTGGTTgggataattttaaattcaaaagaagGACGGTTATTAGATTCTTatccataattcaaaattctaaaCACATCTCCTAACTGATTTTCAAAATTCgaatttgattttgtttctAGAAGGGGTGAAGGGAGGTTGTTACACTTTCTCTGTATAAGGGGTGTTCATGGTCCGGTTCAATTTGAAGATTCGGTCCGGTCCGGTTCCAAACTTTTTAAGGACTAATTTAGTGTGATTTTACTGAGTCTAAAGTCGGGTAAGAATCTTAAAAATAGATCCAATTATTTTGGGTCAGATCCGAGTCATTACTTGAATcacctgaacttgacttggtagCCCAGCCattatacacaattaatattttgtgttattagtaaTGGATAATGgctatttttatgtgaaatttaagtattgtaaatcttaatattttgtgttattagtcattataagactataagttaatgttttatgtttaaaatacataatattgtgttatttgtattgatttaaatatttggtgttattagacaatattagtattaattgtagttatgctttaattttaggaaatgattggttcttgttatatttttctaagtaaaTTTTACTATGTCAAATAATGATCGAagtcttaaaaatttagatattttcaaATGCTAACTTACAAAAAGGTAATATTAACGGCCCAATTTTTATCCAGTTTTTATCTAGTATAATCGTagtccaaaaatatataaatttcatCAAATCTAGAATGAAATTTGAACCTAATAAATAAgcccaatatatattttaaactgGATCTGAATCACATTAAATTCGATTTCATCCAACTATAAACACCCCTACTATATATATGCtgtttaaatcaaatttatacATGTGTTTGCAAAAATATGAGTGGATCAGATGCATTACAATTTAATGTGCGGACGAGTATACAGCtctaatttaacataaaaaaataggcGGAGTTCAATCCTTTTTTAGTGTAGGCGACAAATCTGTTTCATTCATTTATTGTATGGGTTCATATACGTGTtagtttatttataaatatactaTAAACTAGTCaaactatatattatattaataaaatatacttttcaATTTACAATATGTTTATTCATTACATATTCTCatcttttgataaaataaagtAATCTTCAATTACTTTATCTTTTTAAGACACCAAAAAATTACTTTATCTTTTACCCAATAATtctaaatacaaataaataataagatgacaataatacaaaaatattaattacttaattattattattgatatgaCCGTTATATATTGATTATATGTTATAATTTgactataaatattataaattgacAGTCAATAATTATCATTCAAACAAACAcaactatattattatttttcgcttaaaacactattactaaaaaatataaccgttattctttattttcaaatataaacgaaaggataaaaaaattgttagatatataaaaacatgtacatttgaatttttatcttaaaaattgttatttaataattattaattattaattttatataaaaataaattatgtaagttcctattattattattattattattacaacaaCAGTAGTATTAGTCGTCGTCATAATTATTCTACTATGAGAAATTATaggtaattaatattttttattttactttacatTTACattaaatttactaatttttttaattaaaggtGTTGACCTTCTTGTATTATCTCTTTATATCTGCTACCTCTATATTAGAAAATATTTAAGATATTATACATTAATATAATATctaaatatatttgttattgattttgtatatttaataagaaaatattataatatattcaaGATATTATATCTACATATATTCCTTGTAATTTTATATCAGTACTTGTTTGTATAAAATCAATATGAGATATATGTAGATACAATATTAATATTCTGAATATATTATAACGTACACTCCAGGCTCGTATAAATTCCTTGATACAACAAGTCAACAACCAAACCAAACCTCCCACCAAATTCAAAACAGTATCTTCTCGCACTCTCTGGGCAACATGACGACGAGCACCCTTTTTCTCTTCATCCTCCCCCTCTTCTCATCCCTTGCTGTAAGCGTATACTTCTGATCTCTACGTCATAATTTTACATATCCACTTTCATGTTTACGACTTTACGTAATTTAGGCTAATATCATTTGtgcattattactattattatgtaactcacattatatatatattaaccaCCGTAAATATAAAGTGGTCTATTgtagaattaaaatttcaaaattaatttccaGTCTAACACATTATGTGATCGAAAGAAACTAATAACATTCTTCTCATCAAACGCATTATTCACACGCAGATTGGTTTCTCCAGCAGCGGCGCCAACGGTGGAGACAAAAATCCGTTCACACCAAAGGCGTACGCTCTGCGGTACTGGGACAAAGCCATTCAAAACACGCTTCCAAAGCCATCCTTTCTCACCTTCAAGGCCTCGCCATTAACCGCCATCCACTACaacaatatagattattttttagggttataatgtataaaaaaaaattaaaatttgtcaaaaaaacaaattttgacactattttaactatgaaaatatgttaataaaagttttgtcaaaaatagtatttttaacatataagagattgtgaaaaaaatttaaatcttattttgataaatattggctgtcaaaaataatttgttagaaaattttgagaacatattttctgtgatacttattaattgtcaaaaatactatttattttgacacttattgactagaaaatattctcaacaaaaaaatttaacaaagaatgagatgtgatcttgaaactaaagaataaattgagattttgaagataaagaatgagtagTATAATCCTAAATTGAGAGCAGTGTGATATCAAAATTAACAGagcccaaagaagaaaaaaaatagtagagtAGATTAAAAACAaatgagtgtcaaaattgaggagTAATTTTCTACGGTCAAATTTTTCgtcaagaaaatatagaaaatttgacatttgtgatatttgtcaaaaatatatattaattttgacatttaattatggtgttaaaaaataaagtgtcaaaataactctattttcttgtagtgaattcTATTGAAAAAACTAAATAGAACTTTTATCTAATCCACTAAACATTAAAGTCCTACtaaatattgaaaatataaTCAAAGACCCACTAATAATAGAATGACTTAGAAACTCTTAAACTAATTAAAGattattgataaaccactattttatgatttatattgtgtttaattgtgtggttttgtcatgatccttatccatttattcattaatttagcatgcatttagatttccttcctaaatttagtacatgtttgaaaattgctcCATAGAGaccttaattatttaattttaattctccattattccattcgatgccgtgatctttGTGTCAAGTGTTTcaagctttatagggcatgaatgagttggaggttggaaaggaagctagcaaaaatggaaggaacacaagagtttgaggagataaccagtgagaagtgacgcggtcgcatggctcacgcgaccgcgcgaaggagcgcaaatcgcagtgacgcggccgcgcggattggaaagcgcaagcgacgcggtaGCGTGGACGACGTGAACGCGTGGCGAGAAAAAAGCGcaagcgacgcgtccgcatggatgacgcgatcgcgtgacatgtgcgatctgcataatctgcagaattcgctgggggcaattttggaccttatttcggcccagttttcggcctggaacagcagactagagtcaGAGAATATGCANNNNNNNNNNNNNNNNNNNNNNNNNNNNAACTTAtacttataaatattaattattaacttataaatataaataataaattctgataatttttttatatttttttattatttaacttctaaatacaaataataaccCTGTGTGATATATTTAACTCATTATATTATGATTTTTAACTTTGTTATTACTTTCAACGCACGTAAGAATATTTCAGTATTTTGAGTATTATTAGCagtattttaagaatttatggttttgtaatttgttGGTTGCATAAAAGGCTGGGTTCAAAGAATACGGTGTGAACACGACCTTCAAGGATTACAACAAAGACGGTGTCTCCTTCTCCGGCTACACCAACGCCACCACTTCTTCCGCCCACATTAGTGGCAGTCTGGCCAAAAAATGGGTGGAACCAGGCAAATTCTTCCGCGAAAGCATGCTAAAGGAAGGCACTATTATGCCCATGCCGGACATCAAGGACAAGATGCCCAAAAGGTCATTTTTGCCCCGTTCCGTTTTGACCAAATTACCCTTCTCCACCTCCGAGCTCAAGCGCATCTTCAAGGCCTCCGATGAATCCTCCATGGACAAGATGATAAAAGACTCCATGGGAGAGTGCACCAGAGCTCCCAGCGCGGGGGAGACAAAACGATGCGTTGGATCTGTGGAGGACATGATCGACTTTGCAACTTCCGTTTTGGGGCGTGACATTACCGTTAGAAGCACCGAGAACGTTAAGGGGTCAAAGAAGAATGTGATGGTGAGTAAGGTCAAAGGGATCAACGGTGGGAAAGTAACCAAATCTGTTTCTTGCCATCAGAGCTTGTTCCCTTACTTATTGTATTACTGCCACTCGGTTCCTAAGGTTCGGGTTTACGAAGCGGATCTTTTGGACCCGAATACAAAAGCTAAGATTAACCACGGTGTTGCCATCTGTCACTTGGACACCACTGCTTGGAGCCCAACACATGGCGCATTCATGGCCCTTGGATCGGGTCCTGGTAAGATTGAAGTTTGCCATTGGATCTTTGAGAACGATATGACTTGGACCATTGCTAATTGAGGAACAACGGATAATAATGGATTCGAAGCAACCTCTCCATCATCAGTTAATATAAGATTTTAATTTCATCCCTACTACCAATTAGTTAAGTCATGGTCGTCAGACCGTGgtcctttattattattatttattagttattactattaattttttgtggTCATGCATTTGGATCCGAGTATATATAGTTTATGTAGTtgttaaaatatataatgacGAGATTGCCTTTTTAAGTGTGTATTTTATGGTTTCTCTACCATGGTAGTTGTAAGGCAACGACGAATCAAATGTGCATTTTGTATTTACATAAGTATTACTCAATCTCTATTTATAAAAGGTAAATTTTGTGATGACTATGACATATTgacaatatttttgaaaacttagttaaaaatttaaaattatattaaatttttaatttaattgctcttttttattttttttaaaattgagaagCGTTgctaaaaaagtaaataaataatgtgacttaattttagctaaaattttataattatcataacaatcaaaatcataattataaaatgcatcttaataaaaattatattttcttttttcttttttggcaTTTATTTCATTATCCAATCCTTAACCCATATCATTTATTTCATCTATATCGGATGTGTGGTAAAGGAATTATGAGGTTGCTTCCTAAGCTTGTATTTTATGGATTCCAATTAATGCAACGAATATAAATCAACTCCACGTATACATGGAGAAATGAAAAAATAGTTCATacttatcttatttattatttattaattattttgataattaataaatattaaataaaataaatttaaatttttttttaaatattattgattaatatataattattggtCATTTCTTTAAGATTTAATTACTCTGCAGGTCTCTATAATTTCactgaattttcaattaggtctttatattttttttttcttttcaattagatTCATGtaccttatttttttttaattaagtccctGCCGTCAGTGTACCGTTTGAGATAACAGAATATTCttcataaaaaaagaatattcttGACAATTAGCTGTAGAGGCTTGGTGAAGTAATCTGAATTTTTCCCTAATACCCAAATAACCCCTCACATTTCATtcctaagaaaaaaagaaacccTAAGTTTCTCCTGTCTTCTCCGTCTCCTGCCTTCATCGACAGCGTGTGTGTCTGCCATCAACTGCAACAGACGGTTACTGGTGTCCCCTCCGTCGCCCTCTCTTTGGGTTGGACCCTTGTGCGTTGTTGTTGTCAGAGGTCTTCTCCACAGTTTGTCTGGCCAAGGCGTCTTCCTTTCGCCGCAGTGAAGGTCCTCGCCTGGAGTCACCGTGCCGCACGTTGCCGAGCCTCTGACCATGCCTCTACTCCATCTCTCTGCAGTCAAAGTTTTTGCAAGTAAGTGACAAagaaaaaaccctaattttttcAGTGTTAAAAGTTGatatttgtgttatttttttttcaaaaaaaaatatggcaTTGTTTCACTGTTATTGCTGTGATGGTGGTGCTTTAAATGAATTCgacttctatttttattaaatggaTGTTGCTTTTAATGGGAGATTTGTGAAAGTGTAATGTATGCTGATGGTTTCAACTTATGAAAGTCTGAacctttttttcaaattatgtgATTGAATGGAGCTACTATAGTATTGGAtgatgaattttatttattcttgaatgtTGATTGTTGTGGCTGTGCTGATGTTGCTTTAAATGgattatgtttctttttttaataccTGTAGGGATGGCCGGATGGGGGACTAGGATTTTACCATAGACATACACCATGGTGGCAAGTTTCATGATTTAGAGAACGGGCTAGaatatttggaggaaaatgtgTTGGAAGATATGCATTATGAGCTCGATGAATTGGAGTTTGCAAGAAATAGTTAGTGAGTTGCAAAAGTTAGGGTACAAAGGGAATGCCAGGATCTGGTACTGTGAACCAAGCTGTCAA
The genomic region above belongs to Arachis duranensis cultivar V14167 chromosome 3, aradu.V14167.gnm2.J7QH, whole genome shotgun sequence and contains:
- the LOC107481130 gene encoding polygalacturonase-1 non-catalytic subunit beta-like translates to MTTSTLFLFILPLFSSLAVSIGFSSSGANGGDKNPFTPKAYALRYWDKAIQNTLPKPSFLTFKASPLTAIHYNNIDYFLGAQRRKKIAGFKEYGVNTTFKDYNKDGVSFSGYTNATTSSAHISGSLAKKWVEPGKFFRESMLKEGTIMPMPDIKDKMPKRSFLPRSVLTKLPFSTSELKRIFKASDESSMDKMIKDSMGECTRAPSAGETKRCVGSVEDMIDFATSVLGRDITVRSTENVKGSKKNVMVSKVKGINGGKVTKSVSCHQSLFPYLLYYCHSVPKVRVYEADLLDPNTKAKINHGVAICHLDTTAWSPTHGAFMALGSGPGKIEVCHWIFENDMTWTIAN